One window of the Shewanella khirikhana genome contains the following:
- a CDS encoding type 4a pilus biogenesis protein PilO encodes MKLDLSEFNDIDFENIGGWPAQVKVVFALLLAVCVGVASYFLFISDAIDVLKAEQVKEVKLRQDFQAKYQLAANLKLYREQLKEMEAQFAELLKMLPSENEMDGLLDDLTFVATDAGLHIESLDWLGAVPRDFYIEFPIKMSVSGDYHQLGNMVSGVAKLPRIVSLHDFVIKHQDGDVLSMDILAKTYRFKEGTDLPPEKGNKKKGKGGKK; translated from the coding sequence ATGAAACTGGATCTGAGTGAATTCAACGATATCGATTTTGAGAATATTGGTGGTTGGCCAGCGCAGGTTAAAGTGGTGTTTGCGCTGCTGCTGGCAGTGTGCGTGGGGGTTGCGAGCTATTTCCTGTTTATCTCCGATGCTATCGATGTTCTGAAGGCCGAGCAGGTCAAAGAAGTAAAGTTGCGTCAGGACTTCCAGGCTAAATATCAGTTGGCGGCCAACCTTAAGCTGTACCGTGAACAGCTGAAGGAAATGGAAGCGCAGTTTGCCGAACTGCTTAAAATGTTGCCGTCTGAAAACGAAATGGATGGTCTGCTGGATGACCTGACTTTCGTGGCCACCGACGCCGGTTTGCATATTGAAAGCCTGGATTGGCTGGGTGCTGTGCCGCGTGACTTTTATATAGAGTTCCCAATTAAGATGTCTGTCAGTGGTGATTATCATCAGCTTGGCAACATGGTCAGTGGTGTTGCCAAGCTGCCACGTATCGTGAGTTTGCATGACTTTGTAATCAAGCATCAGGATGGCGACGTGTTGTCGATGGATATCCTGGCAAAGACCTATCGCTTCAAGGAAGGTACTGACTTACCACCTGAAAAAGGTAACAAAAAGAAGGGTAAGGGAGGCAAGAAATGA
- a CDS encoding pilus assembly protein PilP gives MKYLPVAAILLFLTGCVGDRSDLELFVTTTKAQHVARIPPLKKPPVFEHFAYQAELLRSPFVPPSRELSEESVDVTKDCAQPDLKRRKGRLETYALDNLKMRGTLTQNKSIWALVQTNDGNVFRLGVGDYLGLYHGRITKVTPQYVEVIELIPDGSGCWAERSSTLELAGE, from the coding sequence ATGAAATACTTGCCTGTTGCCGCTATCTTGCTGTTTTTGACCGGGTGCGTTGGCGATCGTAGCGATTTGGAACTATTTGTTACTACAACAAAGGCTCAACACGTTGCCAGAATTCCACCGCTGAAAAAACCACCGGTTTTCGAACATTTTGCCTATCAGGCCGAGTTGCTTCGCAGTCCTTTTGTTCCACCGTCACGTGAGTTGAGTGAAGAGTCGGTGGATGTCACCAAAGACTGTGCTCAACCGGATCTCAAGCGTCGGAAGGGCAGACTCGAAACCTATGCGCTCGATAACCTGAAAATGCGTGGAACCCTGACTCAGAATAAAAGTATCTGGGCTTTGGTTCAGACCAACGATGGCAATGTGTTCCGCTTGGGCGTGGGTGATTATCTTGGGCTGTATCATGGCCGTATCACTAAAGTCACCCCACAATATGTCGAAGTAATAGAATTAATTCCGGACGGTTCCGGTTGCTGGGCTGAGCGCTCAAGCACCCTCGAACTGGCTGGAGAATAA
- the pilQ gene encoding type IV pilus secretin PilQ family protein, whose product MESSAAFMTRFSNPGLMKSLVGIALFFGVSTAALAANRLVDVKYHNVIDSQLELELVFENPITEPEVNLNASPAKILLSFDDSVSGLAAPSLAVNRGGVTELQAQQQDTDLVVAVNLSKVLPYQGAVVGNSYRLTVNDAVVSEAAADSAVASSAYVNGVKNIDFRRNGKGGGELIVQLNNTKIAADVEQIGAKLEVKFYNTDIPQDMLYVMDVQDFATPVKSFETFKDDLVTRILIDIGGEYEYNYVQEAAQFKLSMNKVVRQASVKPEKKYNGKTLSLNFQNISVRTVLQLIADYNNFNLVTSDSVQGDITLVLDDVPWDQALDLILKTKGLDKRIEGNILMVAPAEELAVRESMDLRNQQEVQELVPLYSEYMQINYAKGKDIAALLKSKDSSLLTERGSVAVDERTNTLLVKDTAETLLAVRRMIDVLDIPIRQVLIESRMVTVKDNVAEDLGIRWGITDQQGTKGTSGSLEGAQNIANGIVPAISDRLNVNLPAPTNAASIAFHVAKLADGTVLDMELSALEQENKGEIIASPRITTSNQKAAYIEQGVEIPYVSASSSGSTTVSFKKAVLSLRVTPQITPDNRVILDLEITQDSQGETVDTATGRAVAIDTQRIGTQVLVDNGETIVLGGIYQQNLISRVSKVPVLGDIPLVGFLFRNTSDKNERQELLIFVTPKIVTEKI is encoded by the coding sequence ATGGAATCTTCTGCCGCGTTCATGACACGCTTCAGCAATCCTGGATTGATGAAGTCTCTGGTGGGAATCGCGTTGTTTTTTGGTGTATCAACGGCAGCTCTGGCGGCCAACCGTCTGGTCGATGTGAAGTATCACAATGTGATAGACAGCCAGTTGGAGCTGGAGTTGGTGTTTGAAAATCCAATAACCGAGCCCGAAGTTAACCTCAATGCATCGCCTGCCAAAATCTTGCTGTCATTTGATGACAGTGTTTCCGGTCTGGCTGCGCCTTCTCTGGCTGTTAATCGTGGTGGCGTAACTGAACTGCAGGCTCAGCAGCAGGATACCGATTTGGTTGTTGCGGTAAACTTGTCAAAAGTTCTGCCATACCAAGGTGCTGTAGTGGGCAACAGCTATCGCTTAACGGTCAATGATGCCGTGGTAAGTGAAGCTGCCGCCGATTCTGCTGTAGCTTCCAGTGCCTATGTTAATGGTGTAAAGAACATTGATTTTCGCCGCAATGGTAAAGGTGGTGGGGAGCTGATTGTTCAGCTCAATAACACCAAAATTGCTGCGGATGTCGAGCAAATTGGCGCCAAGTTGGAAGTGAAGTTCTATAACACAGATATTCCGCAGGATATGTTGTATGTGATGGACGTGCAGGATTTTGCCACGCCCGTGAAGAGCTTCGAAACCTTCAAAGACGATTTGGTTACCCGCATTCTTATCGATATCGGTGGCGAGTACGAGTACAACTATGTTCAGGAAGCGGCTCAATTCAAACTGTCGATGAACAAGGTTGTGCGTCAGGCTTCAGTAAAGCCAGAGAAGAAGTACAACGGTAAGACTTTGTCACTGAACTTCCAGAATATTTCTGTGCGTACCGTGCTGCAGCTCATCGCGGATTACAATAACTTTAACCTGGTGACCAGTGATTCTGTTCAGGGTGACATCACCTTGGTTCTGGATGATGTACCTTGGGATCAGGCCTTGGATCTTATTCTGAAAACCAAAGGTCTGGATAAGCGAATCGAAGGCAACATCCTGATGGTTGCACCGGCTGAAGAGCTTGCTGTCCGCGAGAGCATGGATCTGCGTAATCAGCAGGAGGTTCAGGAACTCGTGCCACTGTATTCTGAATACATGCAAATCAACTATGCTAAGGGGAAAGATATAGCGGCATTGCTCAAGAGTAAGGACTCCAGCCTGCTCACCGAGCGTGGCAGTGTGGCCGTGGACGAGCGCACTAATACCCTGCTGGTGAAAGATACTGCCGAGACGCTGCTGGCCGTGCGCCGCATGATTGATGTGCTGGATATCCCGATTCGTCAGGTATTGATTGAATCCCGCATGGTTACAGTGAAAGACAATGTGGCGGAAGACTTGGGTATTCGCTGGGGCATCACCGATCAGCAAGGTACCAAAGGCACTTCAGGTTCACTGGAAGGTGCACAGAACATTGCCAATGGCATAGTTCCCGCTATCAGTGACCGGCTCAATGTGAATCTGCCAGCACCTACCAATGCTGCCAGCATTGCATTCCATGTCGCTAAACTGGCCGACGGCACAGTGCTGGATATGGAACTGAGTGCGTTGGAGCAGGAAAACAAGGGCGAAATTATTGCCAGCCCCCGTATCACTACCTCTAACCAGAAGGCGGCTTACATCGAGCAGGGTGTTGAAATCCCTTATGTGTCTGCCTCATCTAGTGGTTCAACCACAGTATCGTTTAAGAAGGCTGTACTGTCTTTGCGGGTTACACCACAAATTACACCCGATAACCGGGTGATCCTCGATTTGGAAATCACTCAGGATAGCCAGGGGGAAACCGTGGATACCGCTACTGGCCGCGCAGTGGCAATCGATACTCAGCGTATCGGTACCCAGGTTCTGGTAGACAACGGTG